In Cyprinus carpio isolate SPL01 chromosome B16, ASM1834038v1, whole genome shotgun sequence, the following are encoded in one genomic region:
- the cmtm8b gene encoding CKLF-like MARVEL transmembrane domain-containing protein 8b, translating into MEIDSESRTDSTSAITDRTSKISNIESLGLSHSKLAYDGNFIRSASGVFMAGEIVFGLLVWTLIGGTEYLHIPALGWVMFVSVFYWVLTVILFLLYLTMAHTRIPQIPWKILGICFNGSASVLYLTAAVICAISLNVAVRGRYYFISWVASTIFASLAMVSYAGNTVVNFKSWRSKSEDT; encoded by the exons ATGGAGATCGACTCCGAGTCCCGCACCGACAGCACCAGCGCCATTACTGACAGAACCAGTAAGATCTCAAATATAGAGAGTTTAGGCTTGTCACACTCCAAGTTGGCTTATGATGGGAACTTTATTCGCTCTGCTTCTGGCGTGTTTATGGCTGGAGAAATC GTGTTTGGGCTTCTGGTGTGGACTCTGATTGGTGGGACGGAGTACCTCCATATTCCTGCACTGGGATGGGTAatgtttgtgtcagtgttttattgggTGCTTACTGTCATTCTCTTCCTCCTATACCTGACTATGGCCCACACCAGGATTCCCCAGATCCCATGGAAAATTTTG GGAATATGCTTTAATGGCAGCGCCTCTGTATTGTACTTGACAGCAGCCGTGATTTGTGCCATATCTTTGAATGTGGCCGTTAGGGGGCGCTACTACTTCATCAGCTGGGTGGCATCAACG aTATTTGCCTCACTGGCTATGGTGTCTTATGCAGGAAATACAGTTGTGAATTTCAAATCCTGGAGATCAAAAAGCGAAGATACATAA